The Solanum lycopersicum chromosome 6, SLM_r2.1 genome has a window encoding:
- the LOC101253387 gene encoding calcium-binding allergen Ole e 8 produces MSSLSLTLHLSFSLYITSLHKSPSISVTHFLYSLHFSHTQSEKMATEGPKPCVYLQDMEEVKKVFARFDANGDGMISGDELSGVLKALGSDTSPEEVARMMAEIDTDKDGCINLDEFADFCKNDESVDGGAKELKEAFDLYDQDHNGRISATELHQILNRLGQNCTLQDCTRMITSVDANGDGYVCFEEFKKMMGNK; encoded by the coding sequence ATGAGCTCTCTATCTCTAACCCTGCACCTCtcattctctctctatataacTTCCCTACATAAATCTCCCTCCATTTCTGTAACGCATTTTCTCTATTCTCTCCATTTTTCTCACACACAATCGGAAAAAATGGCTACCGAAGGTCCCAAGCCCTGCGTTTACCTTCAAGACATGGAAGAAGTGAAAAAAGTATTCGCACGCTTCGACGCGAATGGCGACGGCATGATCTCCGGCGACGAACTTTCCGGCGTACTGAAAGCCCTAGGATCCGACACTTCGCCGGAAGAAGTTGCACGTATGATGGCCGAAATTGATACCGATAAGGACGGTTGCATTAACCTAGATGAATTTGCAGATTTTTGCAAAAACGACGAATCCGTCGACGGCGGCGCTAAGGAACTGAAGGAAGCGTTTGATCTTTACGATCAGGATCATAACGGAAGGATTTCTGCTACGGAACTTCATCAGATCCTGAACCGCTTGGGCCAGAATTGTACCCTTCAGGATTGTACCAGAATGATCACGTCCGTTGATGCAAACGGTGACGGTTACGTTTGCTTTGAAGAGTTTAAGAAGATGATgggtaataaataa
- the LOC101250128 gene encoding uncharacterized protein, with protein sequence MGTVIDSHFLGLTAIVTVVYQLIFFIITALLKFDKVTDFAGGTNFIVLAVLTLILKGSWNFRQVVLSVFVVIWGLRLGLFLLMRILQWGEDRRFDDKRDNLGKLAIFWLFQAIWVWTVSLPVTVVNASDHQPSVQTVDIIGWIMWSIGISVEIASDQQKLTFKNSPENRGKWCNVGLWKYSRHPNYFGEIFLWWGIFVASTPVLEGAEWLVVLGPVFLTLLLLFVSGIPLLEESADKKYGNVAEYIIYKDTTSPLILLPPGLYGKLPSWFKTIFLLEFPLYSRNLSQ encoded by the exons ATGGGGACAGTTATCGACTCCCATTTCTTGGGCCTAACCGCCATTGTTACA GTGGTTTACCAATTAATCTTTTTTATAATCACAGCACTCCTCAAATTTGATAAAGTCACAGATTTCGCAG GAGGTACAAATTTCATTGTGCTTGCAGTATTAACTTTGATACTAAAAGGTTCATGGAATTTTCGACAG GTGGTTTTGTCTGTGTTTGTCGTGATATGGGGCCTTCGACTGGGGCTATTTCTATTAATGAG GATATTACAATGGGGCGAGGATAGACGTTTTGATGATAAGCGTGATAATCTGGGGAAACTGGCAATATTTTGGCTATTTCAG GCAATCTGGGTGTGGACTGTGAGTTTACCAGTGACAGTTGTTAATGCAAGTGACCACCAACCATCTGTTCAGACGGTAGACATCATTGGTTGGATTATGTGGTCTATCGGAATATCAGTTGAGATCGCTTCTGACCAACAAAAGTTAACATTCAAAAACTCCCCAGAGAACAGAGGAAAGTGGTGCAATGTTGGACTTTGGAAGTATTCACGGCATCCAAACTATTTTGGCGAG ATCTTTCTATGGTGGGGAATATTTGTGGCATCAACGCCTGTGCTGGAGGGTGCTGAATGGCTTGTTGTGCTTGGACCAGTGTTCTTAACGTTGCTGCTGCTTTTCGTTAGTGGCATTCCCTTGCTTGAG GAATCAGCAGACAAGAAATACGGAAATGTAGCTGAATATATAATCTATAAGGATACGACAAG CCCTCTCATTTTGCTGCCCCCTGGATTATATGGAAAGCTTCCTTCATGGTTCAAAACTATATTCCTTTTAGAGTTTCCGCTGTACAGTCGCAATCTTTCCCAATAA
- the LOC101246730 gene encoding phosphoethanolamine N-methyltransferase: MAAIAPEVGEEREIQKSYWMEQTSELNLEAMMRDSAASDLDKEDRPEVLSLLPSYEGKSVLELGAGIGRFTGDLAEKAGELVAVDFIEEVTKKNESINGHHKNVKFVCADVTSPDLTVLPESVDLIFSNWLLMYLSNEEVQDLAERMIKWLKVGGYIFFRETCFHQSGDHKGKNNPTHYREPRFYTKVFQECTLKDDAGKSYELSLIGYKCIETYVKNKKNQNEICWIWQKVHSEDDRGFQHFLDTVQYKSNGILRYERVFGAGFVSTGGIDTTKEFVAMMDLQPGEKVLDVGCGIGGGDFYMAEKYDVHVVGIDLSVNMITLAFERAIGRKCAVEFEVADCTVKTYPEESFDVIYSRDTILHIQDKPALFRSFYKWLKPGGRVLISDYCKKAGPASEDFAAYIKQRGYDLHDVEAYGQMLRDAGFNEVIADDRTEQFMQVLQKELDTVENERELFIQEFSEQDYNDIVGGWKAKLVRSSSGEQRWGLFFAKKN, encoded by the exons ATGGCTGCCATTGCTCCAG AGGTAGGAGAAGAGCGTGAGATTCAAAAGAGTTATTGGATGGAGCAAACTAGTGAACTCAATTTGGAGGCAATGATGCGTGATTCTGCAGCATCTGATCTTGACAAAGAGGATAGGCCTgag GTGCTTTCACTGCTCCCTTCATATGAAGGTAAATCCGTGTTGGAATTGGGTGCTGGTATTGGCCGTTTCACTGGGGACTTAGCCGAGAAGGCTGGGGAGCTTGTAGCAGTGGACTTTATTGAAGAAGTGACTAAGAAG AATGAAAGTATCAACGGGCACCACAAGAATGTCAAGTTTGTGTGTGCTGATGTGACTTCACCAGATTTGACGGTTTTACCTGAATCAGTGGACTTGATATTTTCTAACTGGCTACTGATGTATCTTTCCAACGAAGAG GTTCAGGACCTTGCGGAGAGAATGATCAAATGGTTGAAAGTTGGTggctatatattttttagagagACATGCTTCCATCAATCAGGAGACCACAAGGGAAAGAACAACCCAACCCACTATCGAGAGCCTCGATTTTATACAAAG GTTTTCCAAGAATGTACTTTAAAGGATGATGCTGGAAAATCATATGAACTTTCTCTTATTGGTTATAAGTGCATTGAAACTTAtgtaaaaaacaaaaagaatcaaaatgag ATTTGCTGGATATGGCAGAAGGTTCATTCCGAGGATGACAGGGGATTCCAGCATTTCTTGGACACTGTTCAGTACAAGTCTAATGGTATACTGAGATATGAACGTGTGTTCGGGGCAGGCTTTGTCAGCACAGGAGGAATTG ACACCACCAAAGAATTCGTTGCCATGATGGATCTTCAGCCTGGCGAAAAGGTCCTTGACGTTGGCTGTGGCATTGGAGGAGGTGACTTTTACATGGCTGAGAAGTATGATGTTCATGTTGTAGGCATTGATCTTTCAGTTAACATGATCACATTGGCTTTTGAACGTGCTATTGGGCGCAAATGCGCGGTTGAATTTGAGGTTGCTGATTGCACGGTGAAAACATATCCTGAAGAATCATTCGATGTGATATACAGCCGGGACACTATCCTGCACATCCAG GACAAGCCTGCATTATTCAGATCTTTCTATAAGTGGCTGAAGCCTGGAGGCAGAGTCCTCATAAGCGATTACTGCAAAAAGGCAGGACCAGCTTCCGAAGACTTTGCAGCGTATATCAAACAAAGAGGCTACGATTTACATGATGTTGAAGCATATGGACAG ATGCTTAGAGATGCTGGTTTCAACGAAGTTATTGCTGATGATCGAACTGAGCAG TTCATGCAAGTTCTCCAGAAAGAGTTGGATACTGTGGAGAATGAAAGAGAGTTATTTATCCAAGAATTTTCTGAA CAAGACTACAATGATATAGTTGGAGGTTGGAAGGCCAAGCTAGTTAGAAGTTCATCTGGTGAGCAGAGATGGGGTTTGTTCTTTGCCAAGAAAAATTGA